Proteins encoded in a region of the Paenibacillus pedocola genome:
- a CDS encoding ABC transporter permease — MYYLGLLFEYLKNYMKTRLTYRADFWVEVISDLLFQATNFIFILVIFMHTDSLGGWNQNEVVFVYGFFMVPFGVFSCFVNMWGFSERYIVKGEMDRVLTRPAHNLFQIFLENVDPPSLVGSFIGLIIMAISGANLGLPFEWWTIPALLVLTLSAVAIYTGIYTTLTSLSFYSDAPTGILPLMYNIQTYGRYPVTIYNRAIQVLLTWIVPFAFVGIYPAALFLHRDEMRSMALLTPVVGAVFLGIGLLSWNYGVKRYKGAGS, encoded by the coding sequence ATGTATTACTTGGGATTATTATTTGAATATTTGAAAAATTATATGAAAACCCGGTTAACCTACCGTGCCGATTTTTGGGTGGAGGTCATATCGGATCTGCTGTTTCAGGCGACCAACTTTATCTTTATTCTGGTTATCTTCATGCATACGGACAGTCTCGGCGGCTGGAATCAGAATGAAGTAGTGTTTGTCTACGGCTTCTTTATGGTGCCCTTTGGTGTCTTCAGCTGCTTTGTGAATATGTGGGGCTTCAGTGAGCGATACATTGTTAAAGGCGAGATGGACCGTGTCCTGACGCGGCCGGCGCATAATCTGTTTCAGATTTTCCTGGAAAATGTCGATCCGCCGTCTCTGGTCGGTTCGTTCATCGGACTGATTATTATGGCGATCAGCGGCGCAAATCTCGGCCTGCCTTTTGAATGGTGGACAATTCCGGCATTGCTTGTCCTGACGTTAAGTGCGGTTGCTATATACACCGGGATCTATACGACCCTTACTTCCTTGTCGTTCTATTCCGATGCGCCGACCGGCATTTTGCCGCTCATGTATAATATTCAGACTTATGGCCGTTATCCGGTGACGATCTACAACCGGGCGATTCAGGTATTGCTCACCTGGATTGTTCCGTTTGCTTTTGTCGGAATCTATCCGGCAGCACTGTTCCTGCACAGGGATGAGATGAGAAGCATGGCTTTACTAACGCCGGTAGTCGGCGCAGTGTTCCTGGGTATTGGACTTCTAAGCTGGAATTACGGAGTCAAACGGTATAAGGGAGCAGGCTCTTAA
- a CDS encoding ROK family protein → MMNSYIIGVDLGGTNIKAGLFDAGFTAVEELSILTEAAEGPAHVLERIRLAVKQLTEGNGIDLQQIECMGMGIPGLLDPEEGLSIFSPNFPGWEQIHIVNEMKQHYDFPVYIDNDVRVNLYGEWLHGAGKNCRNLVLLTLGTGLGSGIVHDGKVLYGTTYSAGEIGHMNMYRDGRPCRCGSSGCLGRYVSAVGMVNTFIEKLAAGKSSVIQSWTNGDDGQITALMISEAYDHGDELALELMHETGRLLGFGLANVINLLNPERIIIGGGMAAAGDRLLGVVRETVNGHALKLSSGRCSIVQAELGSRAGTLGAAAYAHQKFKG, encoded by the coding sequence ATGATGAACAGCTACATCATAGGTGTCGATTTAGGCGGAACGAATATCAAGGCCGGGTTGTTCGATGCCGGATTCACCGCCGTAGAGGAATTATCTATTTTAACTGAGGCAGCGGAAGGGCCGGCACATGTACTCGAGCGGATCAGACTTGCTGTGAAGCAGCTGACGGAAGGGAACGGGATTGATCTTCAGCAGATTGAATGTATGGGGATGGGAATACCGGGCCTTTTGGACCCGGAAGAAGGGCTGTCTATCTTCTCCCCGAACTTTCCGGGGTGGGAGCAAATACATATTGTGAATGAAATGAAGCAGCATTACGATTTCCCTGTTTATATTGATAATGATGTGCGGGTCAACCTGTATGGAGAGTGGCTGCATGGTGCCGGTAAAAACTGCAGAAATCTGGTGCTGCTGACACTAGGTACAGGTCTGGGATCGGGAATTGTGCATGACGGTAAGGTGCTGTACGGGACGACCTATAGTGCAGGAGAAATCGGGCATATGAATATGTACAGAGACGGCAGGCCCTGCCGCTGCGGCAGCTCCGGCTGTCTCGGGCGGTATGTTTCTGCTGTAGGCATGGTCAATACCTTCATAGAAAAGCTGGCAGCAGGCAAATCCAGTGTCATTCAGTCCTGGACAAACGGCGACGACGGACAGATTACCGCGCTGATGATCTCAGAGGCTTATGACCATGGAGATGAACTGGCGCTAGAATTGATGCATGAGACAGGGAGACTGCTTGGTTTCGGGCTGGCGAATGTGATTAATCTGCTGAACCCTGAGCGGATCATAATCGGCGGGGGAATGGCGGCGGCAGGAGACAGGCTGCTGGGCGTTGTGCGCGAAACCGTGAACGGCCATGCCTTGAAGCTGTCCAGCGGCAGATGCAGCATCGTACAGGCCGAGCTGGGCAGCCGTGCGGGTACTTTGGGCGCTGCAGCATATGCCCATCAGAAATTTAAGGGATAA
- a CDS encoding DUF6054 family protein, protein MNEVFRFDISLQPDAAITLVRNGLSEQSELLHQELHDLGDGLMIGTLVYERYFLRSGNQAALVMIVDNFRGVSNVRLISAGSSNSKVFKFDWGAGKSFASSVEKILTPYILK, encoded by the coding sequence ATGAATGAAGTTTTTAGATTTGATATCAGTCTGCAGCCTGATGCAGCAATAACACTGGTGAGGAACGGTCTATCGGAACAATCGGAGCTGCTGCATCAGGAGCTGCATGATCTTGGAGACGGCCTGATGATTGGAACACTGGTGTATGAACGTTATTTCCTGCGCTCCGGCAATCAGGCTGCGCTAGTGATGATTGTGGATAATTTTCGGGGTGTTAGTAATGTCCGTCTCATTTCGGCGGGAAGCTCAAACAGTAAGGTCTTTAAATTCGATTGGGGAGCAGGCAAAAGCTTCGCCTCTTCTGTAGAGAAGATCCTGACTCCCTACATTTTGAAATGA
- a CDS encoding DUF4395 domain-containing protein, with protein sequence MGEIRTTKGIPRPLVKINQAFIVISVLLAWITGIDLLLALPLAAGLSGLLFGYNPVIKLAANFLRKEPSSYLQEDWDQQQFNQSIAVFCLTVGLVSFLAGWTALGYVFTALVAAAATVAILGFCIGCFIHYQWKMYSYRRKQAASGK encoded by the coding sequence GTGGGAGAAATCCGTACAACCAAAGGGATTCCCAGACCTCTAGTCAAAATCAATCAGGCTTTTATCGTCATCTCTGTACTGCTGGCCTGGATCACAGGCATCGATTTGCTTCTTGCGCTCCCGCTGGCCGCCGGACTGTCCGGTCTGCTGTTTGGATATAATCCGGTCATAAAGCTAGCTGCTAATTTCTTGAGGAAAGAGCCTTCCTCTTACCTGCAGGAAGACTGGGATCAGCAGCAGTTCAATCAGAGCATTGCTGTTTTTTGCCTTACAGTCGGACTGGTAAGCTTTTTAGCGGGCTGGACGGCACTTGGGTATGTTTTCACTGCACTGGTAGCCGCTGCCGCAACTGTTGCCATCCTTGGCTTTTGCATCGGCTGCTTTATCCATTATCAATGGAAAATGTACAGTTACAGACGCAAACAGGCAGCATCGGGCAAATAA
- a CDS encoding TetR/AcrR family transcriptional regulator has product MVLLYRPIVIKEKEVLSLSNKHNAREAIVDTASRLFFTQGYHATGLNQIIKDSESPKGSLYYYFPRGKEELALTCISRTSEIVAQLLRYYAEKQLGTSVMIQDFILEVARKAEETSFEGLVPFSFWVAVETSCVSDELRSACQSVFNDWQDVIMQSLLQEGVESTTAANKASVVISLYEGALLQALTHKSTQPLLAAAQSIPAILG; this is encoded by the coding sequence ATGGTTTTATTATATAGACCGATTGTTATAAAAGAAAAGGAAGTGTTGAGCTTGTCGAACAAGCACAATGCACGTGAGGCGATTGTGGACACCGCTTCAAGATTGTTTTTCACACAAGGTTATCACGCGACCGGCTTGAATCAGATCATTAAGGATAGTGAATCGCCGAAGGGATCGCTTTATTATTATTTTCCCCGGGGCAAAGAAGAACTGGCCTTAACCTGCATCAGCCGGACAAGTGAAATTGTTGCCCAGCTGCTCCGGTACTACGCAGAAAAACAACTGGGTACATCCGTAATGATACAGGATTTCATTCTGGAGGTAGCCAGGAAGGCTGAGGAGACTTCTTTTGAAGGGTTAGTTCCGTTCAGCTTCTGGGTTGCTGTTGAAACCTCCTGTGTCAGTGATGAGCTGCGCTCGGCTTGTCAATCGGTGTTCAACGACTGGCAGGATGTTATTATGCAGAGTCTGCTTCAGGAAGGCGTTGAGAGCACAACTGCTGCCAATAAGGCTTCAGTCGTCATCTCGCTGTACGAAGGTGCACTTCTCCAGGCGCTGACGCACAAGAGCACCCAGCCGCTGCTTGCTGCGGCACAGAGTATACCCGCCATACTGGGTTAA